The sequence GCTAATTTTTAAACGCTGCACAAGCCGCAACACCCTACTTTCCAGCTATGATTCAACCTATGAACGCAGACCCGTCAGAACTCAAAAAATTCAGCGACCTGGCGCACCGCTGGTGGGATCCGGAATCGGAATTCCGTCCCTTGCACGAAATCAATCCGCTGCGCCTGGAATGGATCAATTCGCGCGTCGCGCTGGCCGGCAAGAAGGTATTGGATATCGGCTGCGGCGGTGGCATCCTGGCCGAATCGATGGCGCGCAAAGGCGCCACCGTTACCGGCATCGACCTGTCGGATAAAGCATTGAAGGTAGCCGACCTGCACAGCCTGGAATCGGGCATCCAGGTCCGTTACGAAAAAATCGCCGCGGAAGACATGGCCAGCCGCGAGCCAGGGCAGTTCGATGTGGTGACCTGCATGGAAATGCTGGAGCACGTCCCCGATCCGGCATCCATCGTGCGCGCCTGCGCGACGCTGGTGAAGCCGGGCGGGCAGGTGTTTTTTTCGACCCTTAACCGCAATCCGAAAGCCTACCTGCAGGCAGTGCTGGCGGCAGAATATCTGCTGCGCATGCTGCCCAAGGGCACGCACGACTACGCCAAGTTCATCACGCCTGCCGAACTGGCGCAGTTCGCCCGCAACGCCGGCCTCAACGTCGATGTCATGCGCGGCATGAGCTATAACCCGCTGACGCTGATCTATTCGCTCAACCAGGATACCAGCGTCAACTATCTGATGGCCTGCACTAGTGGACTGTAACAGCCGAATCGAGAGTGAAGGACGCGTATCCGACGCGCAGGGCAAGGCGCACAGCGGAGCAATAGCGGGACTATTGCGAGCATGTGCAACGCCGCCATGCGCGTCGGATACGTGGCAGGCACTCTTAATTCGGCTGTTACAGTCCACTATGCACGTTTGAAGCGGCGATGCTGCAGTCCGGCCGGACTGCAGCCGCTGTAAAACGCATGCGCTGCATGCCGTCTGCCATCTTCTCGCACTCTAGGAACCGATC comes from Collimonas pratensis and encodes:
- the ubiG gene encoding bifunctional 2-polyprenyl-6-hydroxyphenol methylase/3-demethylubiquinol 3-O-methyltransferase UbiG, with the protein product MNADPSELKKFSDLAHRWWDPESEFRPLHEINPLRLEWINSRVALAGKKVLDIGCGGGILAESMARKGATVTGIDLSDKALKVADLHSLESGIQVRYEKIAAEDMASREPGQFDVVTCMEMLEHVPDPASIVRACATLVKPGGQVFFSTLNRNPKAYLQAVLAAEYLLRMLPKGTHDYAKFITPAELAQFARNAGLNVDVMRGMSYNPLTLIYSLNQDTSVNYLMACTSGL